A part of Microbulbifer sp. MI-G genomic DNA contains:
- a CDS encoding outer membrane protein assembly factor BamD, which produces MIERRAMQTWKMLWLALVSAILVACASTDDSEEGLPTGSRTEQAFYEAAQRQLRTGQWDLAVRNLRALEDNFPFGNYAEQAQLELIYAYYRNYENDAAIAAADRFIRLHPQHRNVDYAYYMKGLSSFTEGAGLFERFLPTDMTRRDPGSARESFAYFSQLMARYPESRYAVDAQKRMIHLRNLLARYEIHVANYYFKRGAYLAAANRGRYVVENFQQTPAVPDALAVMVQGYHLLEMPELEANALSVLRNNYPNHPAFNTDGTFNYNYYKGAAGRSIVHRATLGLFEKSDPRGFDSRELYNPEYNRDETPLPPELL; this is translated from the coding sequence ATGATAGAGCGAAGGGCTATGCAGACCTGGAAAATGCTGTGGCTGGCCTTGGTATCCGCGATACTGGTTGCCTGCGCCAGCACTGACGATTCTGAAGAGGGTCTGCCCACCGGCAGTCGCACCGAACAGGCGTTCTACGAAGCGGCGCAGCGACAGCTCAGGACCGGCCAGTGGGATCTGGCGGTCAGGAACCTGCGCGCACTGGAGGATAATTTCCCCTTTGGCAACTATGCCGAGCAGGCCCAACTGGAGCTGATCTACGCCTACTACCGCAACTATGAGAACGATGCGGCCATCGCCGCTGCAGACCGCTTTATCCGTCTGCACCCGCAACATCGCAATGTGGACTACGCCTACTATATGAAAGGGCTATCCTCCTTTACGGAAGGCGCGGGTCTATTTGAACGTTTCCTGCCCACCGACATGACCCGTCGCGACCCCGGCTCCGCGCGGGAATCCTTCGCCTACTTCTCCCAGCTTATGGCCCGTTATCCCGAGAGCCGCTACGCTGTGGACGCGCAAAAGCGCATGATCCATCTGCGCAACCTGCTGGCGCGCTATGAAATTCACGTGGCCAATTACTACTTCAAGCGCGGCGCCTACCTCGCGGCTGCCAACCGGGGCCGCTACGTTGTGGAAAACTTCCAGCAAACTCCCGCGGTGCCGGACGCCCTCGCGGTGATGGTACAAGGTTACCACCTTCTGGAAATGCCGGAGCTGGAAGCCAACGCCCTCAGTGTTTTGCGCAACAATTACCCGAATCACCCCGCGTTCAACACAGATGGCACATTCAACTACAACTACTACAAGGGCGCCGCAGGCCGCAGTATCGTGCACCGCGCCACCCTTGGGCTATTTGAGAAATCCGACCCCCGCGGTTTTGACAGCCGCGAGCTGTACAATCCCGAGTACAACCGGGACGAGACTCCCCTGCCCCCGGAGTTGCTGTAA